The stretch of DNA AGCAGTCTCACCACAAAGTGGATTTAAAACAGGACAGTGTTTTATATTGGTGTCATATAACACATTCCCTGCTTTCCTCTGACGGGAACAAGGTgttgtacacacacacacacacaaccctcTCCTGCCACTGACAGACTCTGCAGTGATGCTGCTCAGGGCAGGTGAGATTTGGTGTGTAGATGAGAGTGATGTGTCGGATCTGCTGATCCCCACGTGGTACCAGGCTGCATAAGGGCATGCTGCTCCCTCCTATTGCCTGGCCATGGCAGGTGGCTGCTCCCCATGGCCTTCCAGAAACTGCCACTCTGTTTATTGTACATTTAGCTTGGCCCCTTCATTTAAGGATTAGTGAAAATACAGGTCTCACTGGTAATGTTAAAAAAGCCTTTCTCCAGATACAAAGAAACCTTTCTTCATGCAAAGAGCTAGGTGTGATTcattggaagagaaaaaggaaccTGATATATTAATTAGATTTGCCTAAAGTCTGACCCAGTTGGCTGCCTACactgtattatttttatattcctATTTGCTGAGGAATTACCATTTCCTAGCAGCATTTGATATACCCTGAACTGCATTAAAACACCTCCAGTGGTTTGCACTGTAGTTCATGGGGAACGGTTTGGGCAGCACACGGGGCCAGTGTACGCCTGGCGGCTCAGCCAGCTGGGCTCAGGCAGCCCACTCCTCTCTGGGCTGTTCACAGCAAAATGGCCTCTGGAACTCAGTGTGTTATTTCAGCCTGTGTACTTTTAAAGGAGTTCTGCTTGCCTGGCAGGAGCCTGTGGTGTCACCAGTGATTTCTGGCTGCCTTGGGGCAGAGCAGGCTGTGGGCAGTTTACCCCCTAATCCTGCATAGGCAACACTCAAGATGTTTGTGATGGGGCCCTGAGAATGCTGTAAAGCCTCAGTTAGATGTGCATTTTGTCATACAGGCAGAATGTGCGAGAGGCTCATTTGGTGAAATTTGGTCTGGTTGTATTGCTTTAGAACTGCTGTTAGAGCCAGGAAGCACATAAATGTGTACCTTCCTAGTGCATTTGGGGTCAAACCCTCACTGTTTTGATATCAGTGGCAAATCTGCAGTTGGCAGCAGTTGATGCAGCCAAGATTTCAAGAAAATGCTCTTTGGGACATCCCTTGCTCGGGCCACGCAGCCAGGAATGGCAGCACTGGGagtcatttttctctttaatgtcTTTTGTGCTACAGTAAAACTCATCACGTATTGCAGCTTCACTATTTGTAAAAGTGTATGAAGCTCTTTGTTTCAAAGAGTAACTTCTGTAGGTCATTAGTATTGTGGAAATTTATGCTgtaataaaaagagagaaatctttCTCCCATGGGAGAACACGAGCAACCTGACCAGCCCAATACTTGGCCTGTTGGCTTTTGATCTTTGCAGGTGACCTCTCGTCTGCCTGATGTGCCACCCAGCAGATGCATTATCCAGGGCTGCTCTAATCATTGTCCCTACTTAATATTTTGGCCCATAGATAAATATCGCTGTTCTTCAGAGCATTGCCAGATCATCTCTCACAAGATGTTTTGCTCACTGAGAGTAACTTCTGGAGCACTTTGTCCTCTCTCGTGTCTCTGGCCTTGGTGGTGGAATCTAAGCCAGATCTGCCTGAGTAGGATTAGCAGTGACCATGGGAATTTCCAAACATTTGTAGAAAGCAGTCAAAGCTGGTCAAAAGAGCTCTTAATGAAGTATCTCTGTTTCAAAAGACTCTGTCTCACTTTTGGGGAGAACAAGTGGTTATGGTCTTAAATTGCAGCTCGAGATAGGTATGAGGAAAACTCTCCAGGTGTGCTGAGTGGTTGGGGTAGGAGGGATTGTTTCTGAGGCTGAAGGCTGCTCCTCTCTGCGGCTGGCAGAGTTGCCCAGCCAACACCAACCAGCAGCACTCTAAGCTAATTCACTTCTCCTCTGCGGTAAAATAGCTTCTCAAGGGTTTTTCCAGTTCTCCTCTCCATGACTCAATTTTTCTAAGAGTGGGTGACAGGGTGACAGAGAAGGGATGGTAAAACTTACGCAGACGAGCAGAGCAGGGATGGGTGTGCAGTGCTTGACGTGGATCATGGCAAGCAAACTTGGCAAATGGCCTTCTCGGGCACCAGAGAAACATAGCCTGGAAATAAGAACAGTAATGCTGAATCCTTTGGGTGTACAACAGCCTCTTCAGTATCTCTCCATATAACACCTCTAATCTCAACTGCTCACATCAGTCCTGCCTTGGGAGGGAGCTGCGGCCTGTGATGCTGGGCTGTGACTGGGGAGCCAACTACAGACTGCCTGTGTAACCTGGGGTAAGTTATTTACGTGACACCCTTCAAGATGTGAGGCTTTTAATGGCTAATGTTATCTGTGAAATGATCTGCTCTGAGATGCCCAATTACATCTGAGGGGCAGGACCAAATCTGCCCAGTCCCTATCTGCTGGCTGGTGTTGCAGACACTCCTTACCCAGGGTCGGATGAATACTGTGAAGGTTGAGGAGTAATCAGCTGTACATAGCCAAGGCATAAAACTCCTCATAGATAATATTTCCAGTGCCAAAAGGGCTTTGGATAAGGTTTAAGATGCCTTAAGATCTCACTTTCAAGTACATAACCTGTTACATATGCACTCAGATTTTTGCATCTCATTACACCAATATATTATATGACAGTGCTGAGATAAATAACTTCCCCAAGGTACTTTAAGACTTGAGgttgtttctgcattttttttttataacattttaaattaagttCAGAGAGGTCAATTAATACAACTTTATAGAGTTACCATATAACAGACTTCACAGATTCTGGCCCCGTTATCAGCAGTGTGCATGCAAAGCATCTTGCCTGGAAGGGATTTTTCCAGCACAGGAATGAAAATGTCTGTAATTGGGAACAGCATCAGGCCCTTAAACTCCTCTTTGAGCAAAGTGCAGATTAGCTTGCAGCTACTGGAACTTTATTGATGTAATATGGCTTTGGTTCCATGCTAAAGCTGTGTTTGGCTCTTACTGTGGGTTATTCCACATCTGCAGACACTTTCAGTGGTTCTTGAGATTATATTGCAAGAGATTCTGCCATTCAATGATAGGTTTGCTGATTTAAAACAGGGCGATTCATAACAATGTATCCAACACACCCAACAATGACCTCATGCTCTACAACGTCCCAAAAGTCTAGCTAGCATTTCTTtagcaaatgaaattaaaacagcCCCTCCCCAAATCAGATAACGGTCATAAAATTGTACTCCATCTAACCTTGATGAGGTAAAAAGGTATCCATTTATTCCTCCAAATGTAGATAGGGCCACTGAGACTGGCATAACCCAGGAAAAATAGCCCAGTAACTTTTCACCAAATGTCTAAAGCAACAGAAGGCAGAGAAACTGAAATACACTGCAAAGCACAGAACTGAAATCAAAGTGTATTTTAGACATCCAGGGAATGGTTTACTTACTACCGCCACAGCGTTGGAGGACAAGAGCTCTTGGGGTGACATGGCAGTGAAATATGCAATGTTGGTGAACGTATACACAAATGTCACCAATGGGATGGATATGAATATGGCACGAGGTAGGTTCCTAATAAAAGAATTAGGAGGGTAGATAAGAAATTAATGTACAGCAAGACCACAACAACCTGTACAGCCTGGGAGAAGTCACCCAGCTGGGTGGGTTCACCGGCTCTTTCCCGAGTGCAGAGCAGTGTTTCCATCAGCTCTTTGATCCactgcagggcagagcaggcagaAAGTCTCTGCAGGGAAGCTCCCCAGGACAAAAATACCACAAGCTCCCTTTGGGCTGTTGATTGGGACCCAGGCAGCGTGTTGTTAAAAAACGAAATGTCTATTTCTCAAAAGCCCTATGTACAGGCACTGGTGTGGAACCAAATATCTTGTTTTATATTACCTTCACCTGCTTTGAAAAGGAACATGACCCTGTTCAGGTGGCTGCCTTGGCCCGTCCCATGCTGTAAATCAGGTCTAGTCATATAACACCGTGGCAACTTAGAATAGCATAGATGTATAGACCTCTGATCCAGAGACTTCCTTGGAGGTGGCCACCTGAACTGTTGAGCATCTAATGCAATAATGCATTTTTCCCAGTATGtcagatttggaaaaaaagttttttagAAATCTGCTTAACCAGCATCATTTGGAATAGATTTAGTAAAAATGCAAAGAGTTTATGGTTATCcaattgaaaaatatttcagtttcctttcagaggctgcaaaaatagttttaaaaaaggCCATTCACACCTTTATCTTGTTATTGCTCAACCAAGGCCATTATTTGCCTTAAGACAAAAATTTTCATGATTCAGCTTTGAAATTGTGTCAGTGCATTAAAATGTTGGTGTTTTCTTGAGGGAACACATTACCACACTTTCTTTATTCCTGCCAAGATCTCGGGACGTGCCTTTTGCCACTCTCTGGTGTGAAGATGTGTGCGGATACACTTGTAGGGCTGCAGTTTTAATACATTCCCATCCAGGCTGTGTAATAGCTTAAATGTCTCCTCATTTAATTGCTGTGTGCATTGGATGCCCAGAAATAACTAATGCTCCGAGAGCTGCTCTTGGCATTTGTCATTCCACTTCATCAGCTCAGATATGTTGAAACATTTGAGCTTTGCTTTACTAAAGTAAAATTCACTTTCCCTCCAGCTTTCCCAGCCTGCTCATGATAAATCATTTCCCAGCCCTTTCCCATAGCCAAGACCAGCAGCCACCCAACGTTGTTGCTGTGGTGAGaggctgcctgcagctgtgctggggcaggggccgCTGCCTTCACTCCACACTTTCTAATCTTCTCTTTCGGGTGTTTCTGGAAGATCCCCTCTGGGTAATAAAGCAAGGCAACTTCCAGCATAATTCAACATTTTCAGTAGAAGTGATTCTCCCTGCAGATACTTGTGTGGCATCTTATCCGTGGTCAATTTCCACCGTATGATTGCACAGTGCCGTAAGGGCACTGCTTTGTCTCTTGGCCGGCTTGATTCATTAATGCCTCCTGCAATATGTTTTTCACTTCAGAGCTTCTTTAACTTGCACGCTATCTGttctaaacaacaaaaaacccctccctcTCCTTTAGAAAGACAGGTCCCACAGATATAGAAGGGCATCACTGCAGCTTATTAAATGAATAATATTACCAGATGACTCCAATGTCTCAGCACTTCAAGGTAATGGGGATGGTATGGAAATGGATACTTGCCTGCGGGGATCAACCAGTTCTTCTGTTACATAGTTCAAGAAGTTCCAGCCACTGAAAGCAAATGACCCTTGAAGAAAAGCTAATGCTAAATGCCCCACAGATGGAGTCATCCAAAAATTGAATGCGTTGCTTGGTGTCAGCTCTTCATAGTTTCCTGCACAGAGAGCGCAAGCAAAAGGTTAAGCCACCCCTACCTACCAGAGACTCCAGAAAACAGCTGaactttttatttgttgtttttgttctttattcCTTATTGGATTTGGGACTTCACACTCTTCGTGTCACCACATCTGGCACTGTCCTCACAGTGCTTTCTGTGGGATGGCGTCCTGCAGGCACGGGCATCCCCCACTGCCGTCCGTGCTGCTGCACCTGGGGACCCTCTGCCAACCCACACTGAGAATGGCTCCTTGGTGGGGTAAATTCCTACCTGTTCTTAATGTGGTTTTCTTTTACAAGtagaaataatgaaaaccaaaatgtCTATGTGGCTGGAAGTTTTGTCAAGATTGTGGCACTATTACCACTGAGAAAACAAGTTTTCTGCTCTCTGTAAATATCatattttgtcttcctttatATAGCTCATCATATCCACCATAAAAACATTgggagctttttgtgttttctgctttccattgTGTTGGTGAACAAGtgagactttttattttttttttttgcatctttttaaTCTTGGAAGTGACTTGTTGTGGGAAATTGCACTAGTGCCCCAAATGAAGCAGGTGTCTTCCTGCCCTGGGCAAGGCATCGCATATACATTTTACACCCAGAGCACTTAAAAATTAAGGGACACACAACaggtacaaaaaaaaaccagtaactGTTCCAAAACATCCTCTGCTGCCTACTTTATTCTGTAAAAACTGACAAAGTGGGGCGGAATGGGATTTGTTTAAGGGGATACAGCTGATTTCTCAGTTGTGCCATCCTTTCCACAGCTATGTGAGAATACAGCCCTGCAACTCAGCTAAAGCCACTGCTCCTTCAGCTTggtttgtgaggaaaaaatagtGCAGTAAGCGAGAAAAATCTAGTCTATCAACAGTACCATACCCGTATTAGAGCTGTATCACAGAGTACCTTTAAAGATCTGTATGAAGCCCACAATAATGATAAGGGCCAGGGCTAAGAGTTTTCCTGCTGTAAATATATCCTGAATGCGCGTTGCCCATCGAACACTGGAGCTGTTCACCCAGGTCAGGAGGACTGGAGAGCAAAAGACTGAATTCAGTGAAATGAAATTATGCTTATTGAAGAACACACAGTCAAAGCATTGAAAAACACAGCCTGATGCACATGTTCCTGCAGGGAGCTCTAGGGTGGCCAGGAgtaaggagggaggaggagtgtAGCCTTTCCCTGGGAGACTCTCAGTTGTGTGGcacctctggcagcagcagccttggtCGGGGCTGGCCCCAGCTCTAGTGCTCATGCCTGAGCAGTGCAGGGATCACCACCTCCTCATGGGAATGGTGAACGTCTTCAGCCCCCTCAGCTCAGCTTTTGCCATTGCTGTAAGTAGTTAATGCAGAGCCAGTGGTGCTTTGTGCTTCCTACACACTTGTGTTTGTGAATATGAAGGAACACCAGGGAGGGCTCAAGTGGTGTCAGTGGCTCATCCGTGCCGGTGGGTCACCTGTGGTGGGTACCCATGGCTCTGCAGGGAGCACAGCACTGCCCCATCCCATAAGCTCACCTGCCTCCACCTTCCCCAGGATCCACAGGGATTCGGGCACTGTTGTGCCCTGCTCCAGCTCACTGTGCTTGCTACAGGCAAGTGGGAAGGGATGGAATATCCTGCACTGGTCATGATGCCTGTCCGGGACCAGTCTGCTTGCCTTTGGGTGGTGGCCAGGACCCCAGCCTGACTGGAGCAGCCCCTTGAGCAGTCCCAGGAAAACACTGAGGCAAgctttgtgtgtgtgccagAAGCAAATACTCACGTAAACACACCATGGAGAGGATCCTGGAGGCATTATAGGGGGGGATACAGTTAGGGAAGACAGGCTGCAGGACATAGTTTGAGAAGGTCAATGCAATGACAGCCAGACTGGTGGGATACATGATAAGCACTGCactccacagcagcaggaacCTGAAAAGACGAGAAAAAGCACAAGAAAGCAgtgctggggatgtgctggAGATCGTGCACGTGTGATCGATGGCTCTGGAGGCATCAGGACTGAGCACTTTCATCCTGGTCTCACCTAACAGTCAGCTACTTGTGCCTCTGCCCAGGTTGCCAGCAGAGCtggattttaaacaaaacaccTTTAAGCAAGGCACAATTTAGGGACGTATGGATGAGTGAGGATTATGCCCAGTGGGCACGCTTTGATTTCGCTCTATGTCCAAGTGAAAGCATCTCTCCTGCTCCTGGGCTGATGTGTTACTGCAGCAGACAGCCATCCCTACCCTGCAAGCACCTCTGAGGGGTTTCAGCAGGGCTGAAAGAGCTGCACTCATGGGGCTGCTACCAGCTCCCCACTGATCACCGCAGGGTTTCctgtcacagctctgcagccttgGGCCGGCGCA from Colius striatus isolate bColStr4 chromosome 14, bColStr4.1.hap1, whole genome shotgun sequence encodes:
- the SLC7A10 gene encoding asc-type amino acid transporter 1, whose protein sequence is MAGGEQRGAPGGPERVALKKEIGLVSACAIIIGNIIGSGIFISPKGVLEHSGSVGLALIIWVLGGGVAALGSLCYAELGVTIPKSGGDYSYVTEIFGGLAGFLLLWSAVLIMYPTSLAVIALTFSNYVLQPVFPNCIPPYNASRILSMVCLLLLTWVNSSSVRWATRIQDIFTAGKLLALALIIIVGFIQIFKGNYEELTPSNAFNFWMTPSVGHLALAFLQGSFAFSGWNFLNYVTEELVDPRRNLPRAIFISIPLVTFVYTFTNIAYFTAMSPQELLSSNAVAVTFGEKLLGYFSWVMPVSVALSTFGGINGYLFTSSRLCFSGAREGHLPSLLAMIHVKHCTPIPALLVCCLATLVIMLVGDTYTLINYVSFINYLCYGVTIIGLIVLRWKKPKIFRPIKVNLLIPITYLAFWAFLLIFSLYSEPVVCGVGLIIILTGVPVFFLGVYWRNKPKCVNRLIESMTCWGQKLCFVVYPQGGVAEEEEALSARCGQPASEAAGKK